CGAGGCCTTGTCTCAACTTGCCTGGGATGAACCCAGCTGCTGCAACCTCTCTGCAGCAGTAAATAAGGATATGTGGGGGAGCTCATGCTGGATGGGATGTGATAAATAAGCatgagcatttaaaaaaaaaaaaaaaaaaaaagcctcccCACAGTAGGCGTTATCATGAATCATTTGCTGTAGGTTCCGAGTCATCATGAACACACTGATAAACATCGTGCCAACCATGCTGACATTTGGAGGGCTGACTCTGGTAAGAAAACCTTGTATCTTAGCTCAAAGCATTCAGTTTAGCAGGAATGTGTTAAGTCTCACACACATCTGGTTTTCAAGAGAATGAATGCAAATGTTTCAGTGGCTCAACACCCAAACCCAGTGTACATTTGGTTCTTAGTTATGGCACATCTTCACATGTGCAAAGTGGTTGGGTTACTGCTAGTTGCCAGGACATTATGTCCTCCATGGGGCAGCAGAGATGTTCTGAGCAGTCTAGGCTTTGGATACTACAGGGAATCAAATGATGGTTTGGGCAAGAAGCTGAATGAGAACACTTATTTCCTAAAATCACTTTTTAGAAGTAGGTTTTCCTCAGGATTTGagaatgtttcatttctgtgtatttgGTCTGCAGTCCTGGGCAGGAATAAGTCAAGTAGTTGCTTAGTTGCTTTTGAGGGGGCTGAATCTCTTAGACTATGCTACCCTTCCACAGGCTGTATCAGTAAAAACTGAAAAGTCTGCTGGAGCTTTTAAACCTGCCACGGGGCTTTCTGCTCGGTGAAGAGGCCTGTAATGGCGTTTCTCTTCCCAGGTTGTGTACTGTATATTTGCTATCATTGGTATGGAGTTATTCCATGGGAAAATCCAGTTCTTCCCAGCAAACTCAAATGCTCCTTATGCCTTGGAATGTGGAAACCCAGCTCTGAAGGATTCTTTGTTTGCCCGTGGAAAATACTGCAAGAACAACTTCAACAACTTTGCGTCTTCCTTCATTGTTCTGATGGAGCTTACTGTAGTCAACCAGTGGCACGATATCCTTTTTTGTAGTGGAATGTACAAATTAGAACTTGGTGACCCATGTTTCCCTTCTCCCCTAAgccctgttttttcttttgtactgaATGTACCTATGCACTCATTGTCATTCCAAAATGGAGGAATGTTCCCTGCACAGGACTTGTTATTCCCTTACTCCTGAATGCTACTGCTAGGAAGTATTATTTGATCCCTCCCTCAGCATTACTGTAGAGCAAGATCTCTTTTAGCAATTTTAGCCTTAATTCTCTTTATACTCTTTGCCAACGGATTTGCCAACGTGACTGCTCAGCCTGCAAAGCTTTATTTCATCGCCTTCCACATTGTGATGGTTATAATTATTGTCAAGTAAGTTTTGGCTTTCTCTATCCTTAGTGGAGTGAAGAGGGGCTCTGATCCTTGCCAGGGCAGTGTTTATGATCCCAAGATTGTGTATGGTGTGCTGCTCTGACATGTGTCCTGCCTCTTTGAAGAGCCTCTTGCAAATGTTCTTAACTCCACTGAGTGGTGTTCTGCCTTATGGCAAGGTCTGCTGGAGATGTGCTCTAAGCCCTCGGTACCTAGAGCTGGGCTATGAGCCTGTCTAATCAGAGTAGTTGATGTCTGAAGCTGGAGGGTTTCCAGTAAGGAAGAGCTGCTATGTGAttctatttctcatttctttcagcatCTTTGTGTCATTCATCTTGGAAGCTTTCTTTGTGGAGTACTCCCTAGAGAAGAGTGAAGTGGAGACGGCCATTGAGCAGAAAATCCAGGAGCTGGGAATGGGAGTTCAAGAGTAAGCAAGCCCCCTCAAACAGTAGTGCTGGATGTGGTTGGCTTGGCAACTCCAGTGAGAGCAGTGGGACTGCAGGAGATGCTTCCTTCCATCTCTGGGTGTGAACTGAGACTCCTCTTCCTTGTCACAAAGATCTTGCTAATCTGTCATGACCTTAAAGGTCTTGGTCTAGGGATGGTAGTAGAAAGTAACTTGCCTTCCCCTTGGAGGTGGGAACACAGTGAACTGTCTGCCTCACTGAGCTTGTCTAGATTTAGACTGTCATCTGGGGGGCAGGAGATGCTGGAGACTAACAGCATGACTGTGATGCTTGCCTTGTCCAAGAGAATGCATTGCTGGTGTGTACGCATGGGCCCCTGTAGGATAATTTCTGATCTTTCTTGTGCAGGGAGGCACTCCAGGGTGAACAACTCCTTGATAACATGGAGAGTGCTGACAATGACCTTGAGGGGGAAGGTGGAACAAAGGCACAGCCTAAAGGGCTGGTGTTTAAAATTGCCTCCAAACGTAAGTGTTGCCCTACAGGTTCTTTCAGAGGTATGGTGACTGCTGCTGCTatgtgtgtgggtttttttttgttgttgttgttgttgttcagaaGGCCACGGCTCTGAACTGTCCCTGTTAGTTGCCCCCTCTCTGAGGAAGTTCCCAAacacttctgctttccttgagCCATAAAAGCAGCTAAAACTTGGCTAGAGTTGTGCTGAGAACTGTGgactctgctttttctttttacttctggagcagcttttcttcctctctcttacAGTGTGTGCTTGTCTTCAGTAGCCAGTCTGTGGAGACACTGCCTTGGTGGCTGAGGTCTATTACCAGGAAGCCTGTCTTCTCTCCTTCCTGAATGCACTCCATACTCCTGGCTTAGATCATGGGGTGACTATCCACTGCTTTCCTCTAGCTTAGtgcctgttttttcttccactaGATTTCTTGCTGTATCTTAGCAGCTCCACTAACCCATGCTTCTCACTTTCCCAGTTGGTTGGGATCACAAATCTGTTGAAGGAAATGTGGGGGATAGAAGTACCTGAATTCTTAAAGTAAGAATCTATTCTTCATAAGTGCTCAAAGTGTTGAAAAGCAGACTAAAAGATCAGTAAATATCACTTGAGGCATTTTTCTTGCCTCTGTAGTGTAAAAACACTACGAGCAGCCTTTGAGTAAGAGGTCTACTAAGGCAGGTGCTTATGCTGGAAGAACAGACATGAATGCTTACAGTGACTCTTTTGCCACCTCCAGGGTACAGGACAGTTGATGCCCTGCTTCAGCGTATGTTTGAGGCAGAGATACCTCTTGAAGATGAAGGCCCTTCTTTTGAAGAGATCTTAAACTTGTCCCCTGCCACTGCTGTACCTGGTGATCTTACTTCTGAAAGGGCTGTGTAACTCAGGGTAAAAACACAGTGGTCGACAAGGAGGAGCTAATCCTCAGCTGCACAGGTCTCCAGCACATTTTCTGGCTGCCTGCCTTCAGTCACTGTGGTCAGGTACATCATGGATGAGATTAAACAGTTGCAGGGGCAGCTGATGCAGGAAATGGCACTGTCATGTAAAGGAGCTTTATCTTGTGTAAAGTCTCACATGAATGTGGAAACTGGAAATGCTATCACAGGAGAGCAGATGGAGGGTTCGCGTATCTGGCTGTGCAAGTCAAGTGCAGTATTCAATATGTTATGAAATACCTATTCCTTATAACTGGAATCTTGTATTACAGCActtttatatgcatatatggAGCAAAGTAAGCTGCATTAAACAGTTCTTGTTAGTACACTAAATTTAGCAGTTAATCATTGACATCCGTTATTGTTTAATGATGGGAGGTGGCTGGGTACGCTGTGTGATGAATTACTAACATACACAGAGCACTTGATGATGACCTGTGTTCATCAGTAACCTGAGAGCTGAAGACAGAGGCTATGATCCTTATACAAGTACGGAAGGGTGACCATTGAGCTCCAACCTCCCACCAGCTCTGGGCTCACCCAACCTCGCCTTgggcacttccagggatggggcacccatagctctgggcagtgctgccagggcctcgttgaacctcattaggttttccTAGGCCTGCTTGCCTGTTGAGATCCCCTTGGGTAGCATCCCTTTCCCTGTTGTATCAGCCACGCCACTCAGCTCagcatcatcagcaaacttgctgtgCCCATCTTATGCAGCAAGTTTGCTCTGCCcatctgtgtcactgataaGGATGCTGAAGGGCACTGGTTTCCAAACGGGGGGGCTCTGCGTGTCACTGGGCTCCACCTGGGCATAGAAATAAGGGCTTCAACCTTTCGGAGTTCCATCCAACTCACTCCTCAGCCTTTAGTCCCGacttcaaatccatctctttCCACTTAGAGGTAAGGCTGCGGCTGGGGACCGTTAAAGGCTTTGCACTGTGCAcatgacatcagttgccttcccttgttctgctgcattgtagaaggccaccagactgCTCGGGCGTGATCTGTGGCTTCCAGAGCAAGTAATCTGGAGCATCGCAAAGCCCTGCGTCGCACCACCTGGGCCTGCCTATGCACTATATGGACATTCAGCCCCCCTCGCCGTGCCAAGGAGCCCGGCGGCATGCGGGGACGGCGGAGCACCGAAGTGCTGCCGGGAGGGGGCGGGGCTTGACAGCGGCGGTGAGTGGGATTGGTGGAAAGGGACGGGACTAGGCGGCGGTGAGTGGGATTGGTGCAAGGGGGGCCAATGGGGATGCAGTGCCAGGCCGTACTGCGCATGCGCGCCGAGTTTAAATTGGCGGCGGTTGGGGCGGGAGGTGCAGGGATGGCTGAGGAGAAGATCGCGCGGTGAGCGGGACGGTGGCGGGAAGCGGGGCGGGCTGACTGAGGAGCGGGGGTTTCGTACGGCCTTCGGCCTGAGAACTCCTCGGCCCGGTTAGACCgttgtttgttttacagaagtTACGAGGCGCAGATTCAAAACTACCAGGGGAACGACCCGCTGGAGCCGTGGGACAGGTCGGTGTGCCGGCTGCCGGGCGCCGCTGTGGGGCTCGGCTCGGTTCTGACCCGCCTGTTCGCTTTTCAGGTACGTGCGGTGGGTGCAGGGCTCGCTGCCGCCTCACGAACAACAGAAGCGCCTGCCGCGTCTCCTGGAGCAGCTTGTGAAGGCGTTCCTGACCGACGAGAAGTATCGCCAGGACGGTAGATTTGTGAACTGCTGCATTAAGCTGGTAGGTGTTAGGGTCTTAGGAAAATTCAGCTGTCCTAAAAAGTTAAAGCTGTCCTAAAAAGTTAAAGCTGTCCTAAAAAGTTAAAGCTG
This genomic stretch from Meleagris gallopavo isolate NT-WF06-2002-E0010 breed Aviagen turkey brand Nicholas breeding stock chromosome 2, Turkey_5.1, whole genome shotgun sequence harbors:
- the LOC104909219 gene encoding two pore calcium channel protein 2-like, with amino-acid sequence MNTLINIVPTMLTFGGLTLVVYCIFAIIGMELFHGKIQFFPANSNAPYALECGNPALKDSLFARGKYCKNNFNNFASSFIVLMELTVVNQWHVFANGFANVTAQPAKLYFIAFHIVMVIIIVNIFVSFILEAFFVEYSLEKSEVETAIEQKIQELGMGVQEEALQGEQLLDNMESADNDLEGEGGTKAQPKGLVFKIASKRYRTVDALLQRMFEAEIPLEDEGPSFEEILNLSPATAVPGDLTSERAV